A window of the Umboniibacter marinipuniceus genome harbors these coding sequences:
- the prpF gene encoding 2-methylaconitate cis-trans isomerase PrpF: MTYQPQQRVAATYMRGGTSKGVFFKRADLPLATQQPGAERDALLLRVIGSPDPYGKQTDGMGGATSSTSKAVIVDVSTRPDHDVDYLFGQVAIDKAFVDWSGNCGNLSAAVGAFAIANGLVAPERIPEYGTVEVRIWQQNISKTILAKVPIHQGEVKELGDFELDGVTFPAAEIEVAFLDPVDGGGEIFPTANAADQLEIEGHGSYEVTMINAGIPTVFFNATELGFTGTESQDEINNNPALLSKLELFRAHAALRMGLINTLDEAETRQHTPKIAWVAPPATYTASSGKVVSAEATDVVIRAMSMGRLHHAMMGTAAVAIGAAAAIDGTVVNTASGSVTRESLCFGHPSGTLTVGARAECTNGVWQIERAVMGRSARVLMEGFVRVPKVY, encoded by the coding sequence GTGACATATCAACCTCAACAACGTGTAGCCGCTACTTATATGCGGGGCGGAACGAGCAAAGGAGTGTTCTTCAAGCGAGCGGACTTACCGCTAGCGACACAACAACCTGGCGCGGAGCGAGACGCGCTGCTGCTCCGAGTAATAGGCAGCCCAGACCCTTACGGTAAACAAACCGACGGTATGGGCGGGGCAACGTCGAGTACCAGCAAGGCGGTGATTGTAGACGTTAGTACTCGACCAGACCATGACGTTGACTATCTTTTTGGTCAAGTCGCCATTGATAAAGCGTTTGTAGATTGGAGCGGTAACTGCGGCAATTTAAGTGCCGCAGTGGGTGCGTTCGCGATTGCCAACGGATTGGTGGCACCCGAGCGAATTCCTGAGTATGGCACCGTCGAAGTCCGGATCTGGCAGCAAAACATCAGTAAAACAATTCTCGCTAAGGTACCCATTCATCAAGGCGAAGTTAAGGAACTTGGAGACTTTGAACTCGATGGCGTTACCTTCCCTGCCGCCGAGATTGAAGTCGCCTTCTTAGACCCTGTAGACGGCGGTGGTGAGATATTTCCAACCGCTAATGCCGCGGATCAGCTGGAAATTGAAGGTCATGGCTCATACGAGGTCACAATGATCAATGCGGGTATTCCAACGGTCTTTTTCAACGCCACTGAACTCGGATTCACGGGGACTGAGTCACAGGACGAGATTAACAACAATCCAGCACTACTTAGCAAGCTTGAGCTTTTTCGGGCCCATGCTGCACTTCGGATGGGTTTAATCAACACCTTGGACGAAGCGGAGACACGCCAACACACTCCGAAGATAGCTTGGGTGGCGCCGCCCGCCACCTACACTGCCTCAAGTGGCAAAGTAGTTAGCGCTGAGGCTACTGACGTAGTCATTCGCGCGATGTCTATGGGGAGGCTACATCACGCCATGATGGGCACTGCTGCGGTGGCCATTGGCGCCGCGGCCGCAATCGACGGCACCGTGGTTAATACCGCGTCGGGCAGTGTTACAAGGGAATCACTGTGCTTTGGACATCCTTCGGGCACACTGACGGTGGGAGCAAGAGCTGAATGCACTAACGGAGTTTGGCAGATAGAGCGCGCCGTTATGGGGCGAAGTGCACGCGTACTTATGGAGGGGTTTGTTCGGGTACCCAAGGTCTACTAA
- a CDS encoding DUF1294 domain-containing protein: MKRWFLLVLSAAFIGVVLAAHLIELISPMIIAYILVMGLIGYVVYYLDKRFAVNGGERIPESFLLLLAAAGGWVGASIAKVQFHHKTAKWSFQWRYYLAMAFNIALIYFVVWLF; the protein is encoded by the coding sequence ATGAAAAGATGGTTTCTACTCGTTCTAAGTGCGGCATTCATAGGTGTGGTATTAGCTGCGCACTTAATTGAGTTAATCTCCCCAATGATTATTGCTTATATTCTGGTCATGGGCTTGATAGGTTATGTTGTTTATTATTTGGATAAACGTTTTGCAGTAAACGGCGGTGAGCGTATTCCCGAGAGCTTCCTACTGCTTCTAGCCGCCGCTGGCGGTTGGGTGGGGGCTTCTATTGCTAAAGTACAATTCCACCACAAGACAGCTAAATGGTCATTTCAATGGCGCTATTACTTGGCAATGGCGTTTAATATTGCGCTAATCTACTTTGTAGTCTGGTTATTTTAA
- the acnD gene encoding Fe/S-dependent 2-methylisocitrate dehydratase AcnD: MNTNYRKPLAGSTVDYFDVRAAVEDIKPGAYDTLPYTSRVLAENLVRRCSPSTLTASLEQLIYRKRDLDFPWFPARVVCHDILGQTALVDLAGLRDAIAAEGGDPAKVNPVVPTQLVVDHSLAVEFGGDDPDAFAKNRAIEDRRNEDRFHFINWTKTAFENIDVIPQGNGILHQINLERMSPVIQNRDGVAFPDTLVGTDSHTPMVDALGVIAIGVGGLEAESVMLGRASYMRLPEIVGVELVGQRAPGITATDIVLALTEFLREAKVVSTYLEFFGAAVDQLNLGDRATISNMTPEFGATAAMFSIDDKTIDYLKLTGREDDQIELVEQYAKAVGLWRSQLEKAEYERVLQFDLSSVVRNLAGPSNPHKRLPTSALGERGLLGDYHSNNGEMPDGAVIIAAITSCTNTSNPRNMIAAGLIARNANRAGLTRKPWVKSSLAPGSKAVQLYLEEADLMTDLESLGFGVVAFACTSCNGMSGALRPEIAEEITQRDLYTTAVLSGNRNFDGRIHPHADQAFLASPPLVVAYAIAGSIRFDIESDPLGFDSDGKPITLKDIWPSDEEIDAVVATSVKPQQFRDVYIPMFNLDSTEERASSPLYDWREKSTYIRRPPYWEGAFANACALTNMRPLAVLGDNITTDHLSPSNAIMASSAAGEYLAKMGLPEEDFNSYATHRGDHLTAQRATFANPKLLNEMVSEDGKVVQGSLARVEPEGKVTRMWEAIETYMERQQPLIVIAGADYGQGSSRDWAAKGVRLAGVEAIVAEGFERIHRTNLIGMGVLPLEFSAGTSRHSYQIDGTECFSVEGELSPGAKLELVITRSDGTRLSAPVHCRLDTAEEVSIYQAGGVLQRFAKDFLASATH, encoded by the coding sequence ATGAATACAAATTACCGAAAGCCTCTAGCTGGTAGTACCGTTGACTATTTCGATGTTCGTGCCGCCGTAGAGGATATTAAACCCGGTGCCTATGACACCCTACCCTACACCTCACGAGTGCTTGCAGAGAACCTAGTTAGGCGCTGCTCACCCAGCACGCTTACCGCGAGTTTAGAGCAACTTATCTATCGGAAGCGCGACTTAGATTTCCCTTGGTTTCCTGCTCGTGTAGTGTGCCACGACATTTTGGGCCAGACTGCGCTGGTTGACTTAGCTGGTCTCCGTGACGCCATTGCGGCTGAAGGCGGCGATCCCGCAAAGGTAAACCCTGTGGTACCAACGCAGCTGGTGGTAGATCACTCTCTAGCCGTTGAGTTTGGCGGCGATGATCCTGATGCCTTTGCTAAGAACCGCGCAATTGAAGACCGTCGTAATGAAGATCGTTTTCACTTTATCAATTGGACGAAGACAGCGTTCGAGAACATCGATGTCATCCCCCAGGGAAATGGTATTCTCCATCAGATCAACCTTGAGCGTATGTCACCCGTCATCCAGAATCGCGACGGTGTCGCCTTTCCGGATACCTTAGTTGGTACCGATAGTCATACCCCAATGGTTGATGCGTTAGGCGTCATTGCTATTGGCGTTGGCGGACTTGAAGCCGAGAGCGTTATGCTTGGTCGAGCTTCGTACATGCGCCTGCCAGAAATAGTGGGTGTAGAGCTAGTTGGTCAGCGCGCACCGGGAATCACGGCAACGGACATCGTCTTGGCCCTAACCGAATTCTTGCGAGAAGCAAAGGTGGTGTCAACGTACCTCGAATTCTTTGGCGCTGCGGTTGACCAGTTAAACCTCGGTGATCGTGCAACTATCTCGAATATGACGCCCGAATTCGGTGCGACCGCTGCTATGTTCTCTATCGATGATAAAACGATTGATTACCTTAAGCTAACAGGGAGAGAAGACGATCAGATCGAGTTAGTGGAGCAATATGCTAAGGCTGTGGGCCTATGGCGCAGCCAACTCGAAAAAGCCGAGTACGAGCGAGTACTTCAATTCGACCTATCGTCCGTTGTACGCAATCTAGCTGGCCCGTCAAACCCACACAAGCGTTTGCCTACTAGTGCGCTAGGCGAGCGAGGTTTACTGGGCGATTATCACTCCAATAACGGTGAAATGCCGGATGGCGCGGTGATTATTGCGGCCATTACAAGCTGTACCAATACTAGTAACCCTCGCAATATGATCGCGGCTGGCCTTATTGCGCGTAATGCTAACCGTGCAGGCTTAACCCGTAAGCCATGGGTTAAAAGTTCACTAGCGCCGGGCTCAAAGGCGGTACAACTCTATCTTGAAGAAGCTGATTTGATGACAGATTTAGAGTCCCTAGGTTTCGGCGTAGTGGCCTTTGCCTGTACTTCCTGTAACGGCATGAGTGGTGCACTAAGACCAGAGATCGCCGAGGAAATCACTCAACGAGACCTCTACACCACAGCGGTACTCTCGGGAAATCGTAATTTTGATGGCCGAATTCATCCTCACGCCGACCAGGCGTTCTTAGCGTCGCCACCGCTTGTGGTGGCCTACGCTATTGCAGGATCTATTCGCTTCGACATTGAATCAGACCCGCTTGGTTTCGATAGTGATGGAAAGCCAATTACCCTCAAGGATATCTGGCCCAGCGATGAAGAGATTGACGCGGTGGTTGCAACTAGCGTTAAGCCGCAGCAATTCCGAGATGTCTACATTCCGATGTTCAACCTTGATAGTACGGAAGAGCGTGCTTCTAGCCCACTATATGACTGGCGTGAAAAGAGCACCTACATCCGTAGGCCACCCTATTGGGAAGGAGCTTTTGCCAACGCCTGTGCGCTCACTAATATGCGCCCACTGGCCGTATTAGGCGATAACATCACCACCGATCACCTATCACCTTCCAACGCTATTATGGCGTCAAGCGCTGCTGGAGAGTATCTCGCTAAAATGGGCCTCCCCGAGGAGGACTTTAACTCCTACGCAACTCACCGCGGAGATCATCTCACCGCGCAGCGGGCTACCTTCGCTAATCCTAAGTTACTGAACGAAATGGTGAGCGAAGACGGTAAGGTAGTTCAGGGGTCGTTGGCTCGTGTTGAGCCGGAAGGCAAAGTAACCCGAATGTGGGAGGCCATTGAGACATACATGGAACGTCAGCAGCCGCTAATTGTTATCGCTGGCGCTGATTATGGTCAAGGCTCCTCGCGCGATTGGGCGGCAAAAGGAGTCCGCTTGGCCGGGGTTGAGGCGATTGTCGCCGAAGGGTTTGAGCGAATCCATCGAACCAATTTGATTGGCATGGGTGTTCTACCGCTTGAATTTAGCGCAGGAACCTCTCGCCATAGCTATCAAATTGATGGCACAGAATGCTTTAGTGTTGAGGGCGAACTCTCACCGGGGGCTAAACTTGAGCTAGTGATCACTCGTAGCGATGGTACACGCTTGTCCGCGCCGGTGCATTGTCGTCTAGATACTGCTGAAGAAGTCTCCATTTACCAGGCGGGTGGCGTCCTTCAACGTTTCGCCAAAGACTTTTTAGCAAGCGCAACGCACTAG
- a CDS encoding DUF5020 family protein, whose translation MKLIKSLAASAVASFAFSSAANADMILWSDVSVTGLSGSGYEVDADRQHTATFEYVAGTTWGDVFVFYDATSYDSKTQDNIGFYGEISPRISMNKAFGAELGGDVLADVLLAFTLENGRGDVETFLSGVGFDWNVPGFNFLQTNVYYRSGINTDSDGFQLTPVWNMDFKVGNSKIVFDGFADWVFNTSDDQYATNLHINPQIKYDLGMALNGESGANKLYVGVEVDYWKNKYGIEDSKFFTTNQTAASLLVKYHF comes from the coding sequence ATGAAACTTATTAAATCGCTTGCGGCTTCGGCCGTTGCTTCTTTCGCCTTCTCTTCAGCGGCTAACGCAGACATGATCCTTTGGAGTGATGTTAGTGTCACAGGTCTTTCTGGTTCTGGCTACGAAGTTGATGCTGATCGCCAACATACTGCGACCTTCGAGTACGTAGCGGGTACTACTTGGGGTGACGTCTTCGTCTTTTACGATGCCACTTCGTATGACTCTAAAACACAAGATAACATTGGTTTCTACGGCGAGATTTCTCCACGAATCAGCATGAATAAAGCCTTTGGCGCTGAACTTGGCGGCGACGTTCTAGCTGACGTATTGCTAGCTTTCACCCTTGAGAACGGTCGTGGCGACGTTGAGACTTTCCTTTCTGGTGTGGGTTTTGATTGGAATGTTCCTGGATTTAACTTCCTCCAGACTAACGTCTATTATCGCTCTGGCATCAACACCGATTCAGACGGTTTCCAGTTAACGCCAGTTTGGAACATGGACTTTAAAGTTGGTAACTCAAAAATCGTCTTCGACGGTTTCGCTGATTGGGTTTTCAACACTAGCGATGATCAGTACGCTACTAACCTACACATCAACCCACAGATCAAATACGACTTGGGTATGGCTCTAAACGGCGAGAGCGGAGCAAACAAGCTTTACGTAGGGGTTGAAGTTGACTACTGGAAGAATAAGTACGGTATCGAAGATTCTAAGTTCTTCACCACTAACCAGACTGCAGCTAGCCTGTTAGTTAAGTACCACTTCTAA